CTGTCCAACACCGACCGTCTCAATAAGAATATAATCCATACCTGCGGCATCAAGAACCAATGCGACATCCTTTGTCTTTTTTGAAAGACCACCAAGACTACCACGGGTTGCCATACTGCGGATAAAGACATTTTTGTGTAATGATAGGTCACCCATCCTGATTCTATCGCCAAGTAGTGCACCACCAGAGAATGGAGAAGTTGGGTCAACTGCAATAATTCCTATTTTGAAATTTTTATCAAGGAATTTCTTGGCAATTGCATTTACCAGGGTAGATTTACCAGCACCAGGCGGACCGGTTATACCGATATGAAATGCCCTGCCGGTATAGGGATAAATTTTATCTAAAATATCGTATCCGGTATCATTCTCAACCTGGGTAATAATGCGAGCAATACTTAACTTATCTCTTTTTAAGAGACCTTTGATCAGATTCATTATGTTTTTATCTCTTCAAACTCACCGGTCTTTTTATTCTTACGCACATTGTCATAGGTAAAATATCTGCCATTCATGGCAATATATACACCCGGAGGCAAAATCTGAACGAATGCAAGGGCACAGCCAAGATTAAACATTCCATCTGAACTACCAAATGTATAAGGAACCATTGCACCCGTCAGCACAACTGTTTTGTTTTTCAAGCGGTCAGCTAAATATTTTGCGGTTTCAACCATCGTATCTGTCCCGTGAGTAATCACAATCCTATCTTCAGGCGTTTTGATACAATTTCGGGCAATTATTTCGCGGTCTTCATCAGTCATATTTCTGCTATCAATCATCATTAAAGTTCTAATTTCTACTGGAAGCCGGCATCTTCCAAGACGAAGCATTTGAGGAATATGGGTATCTTTGAAAAACAATTCCCCATTTAATTCGTTGTATTCCTTATCAAAAGTTCCACCGGTTATAAAGATTCTTATCGACATAAATTATTCTCCATTTTCATAAATTTTCAACTCTTAATTTTCAACCTGGCCTCTATCTTCGCCCAGGTATCTTTGATTGTAACTGAACGATTAAAAATGAGTTTCTCTGGTTTTGAATCTTTATCAACACAGAAATAGCCCAGCCTCTCA
This genomic window from candidate division WOR-3 bacterium contains:
- a CDS encoding asparaginase domain-containing protein; the encoded protein is MSIRIFITGGTFDKEYNELNGELFFKDTHIPQMLRLGRCRLPVEIRTLMMIDSRNMTDEDREIIARNCIKTPEDRIVITHGTDTMVETAKYLADRLKNKTVVLTGAMVPYTFGSSDGMFNLGCALAFVQILPPGVYIAMNGRYFTYDNVRKNKKTGEFEEIKT